The DNA region gaaaatggtgaaatattggatgaacgaaaatggggattttaatcgaaggaattcgtagaaattatatgcaatgatgttaggatttgtgaaatcgaataggggactatttgtattagatgatatgagtgattttgtgtgaaatttggactgtggaaggatgaatttggatagatctcgtagcagaaaaagccattgcagatctggaattctggtttctggtcatacgcgtatggcactatgcaatacgcgtatgagattgctggtacgcgtatcgcactaggcaatacgcgtatggatgaggaagatgatgttttgaacgtgttttggtctctgttggtacgcgtatgggaatgtgatacgcgtagcatacgcgtatggacatgggcaatacgcgtatggatttggtcaggcgtgggtaatacgcgtatgagcataggcaatacgcgtatgggcagacttgtggtctttcctgggctgttgttgtgcagttttggttgtttaggctgagcgaggtaacttagctgatgcatggtatacgagggatcatttcccgttgctttgagtggtataaatattagtagagtgtgataatactgtgtttgattatgtggcatgatgtgatatgcttttgtgatagaatgtgttaatgatgatgataacatgactatctgatgctgttgttgctatgttgattatgatgcatgcttggtgtgcatgcattcatgaaaggccgatgcctagtgatgaacggactgagttccaatgatgttgttgactccgggcttgttgagaggcttggttccttgcggggaactcggattctatggtggtgaatctgggagtggtgatcctgtagttggtcacaaaatgggtataccgagtcgtgttgagtcatgcatgggtgtgtgcattgcatttgatatgttgttttgttgatgttcatgactatgttgattatgatgattatgatgagctgtgttggcatatgtgaaatatatttatgtttatatttctgtcgttatattattatctaataatgtaattctcaccccttctgcatgtgtttatgttcatctatgatgagcaatgtgcagataaagaggagtagctattgctgaggtttgaagaataagtgtagagttattctacagagtcgagtcaaatgctctggtcatgtgacaccggggttatgggattcgatagataattgattattatttacgttgtttatgatgactaacatgttgagatgttttgttgagataatgttgaaccattattatgaattgttatatgatgaatgataatattaatgttgttgtccgctgcgaagttttaataaaataaataatatgttttatgttgtgatgcgataattgttatgttgtaagaaatgtaaactcttctacatgttgtactctgataatctatttaaatatgtcgtttgggtagaagggtgttacaaaaaACCACATTCTTCCCATGCTCGCTTAGCGAAACCCTTCCTCGCTAAGTGATATTTATCCTCGCTAAGAGAAAGCTTGCTAAGCAAAGCTTCATCCTCGCTAAGCGATGTCCCCCAGAATTGCAAAAAAATTAGAAACGCTATTCCACTTAAAGCCCTATCGAAACTCGAATTTTGATCCCTAATCACCCCAAATCGAACAGAAAACAACATATACATATCATAGCATGATTAATACATCGTATATTCGCTCATTAAACACCTAATCCATCACTTTATCATGAATTTAAGGTTATGCTGATAATACCAAAAACTTACTCATGAACAACAACTCAATCAATTATCACATCCAGAGGCACACGAAAACCAATAATCAAATCATGCGCGAATTTCATATATTTCACATAAATTATAATAGAATTATAACACGTTTCTCTCAATAACACATAAACATCAACAATGGTGAAAGTAAGAGAACAATTTAGAGGAGGTTAAATACCCCTTTCCACCTTCATGCATTTGACACCAATATTAGAGTAATTCCCCTACCTTAATTTCCAGTAGCAAGTTTTCAATTTACATTATGTCTTCTTCTTCCCAGAGCTCTTCTTAGGATTCCTAACTACTTGCCTTTTTCCCCCCACTTTTCTCAAATTTTACGTATCACATAAAGTTTCAATCTCTCACATTATCTATATAAATAACGTAATTATATTTTTCATAATTCTACTTTCCTTCAACTTATGGGCTTTTACTCCTTACTGTACTAATTTCACAAAAATTCTAATTACGCCCCATAATTCAccatttcttttattttattatttttaattaaatgaAATCTATTAACTCTCAATAAAATCCAATAAAATATCACACACAAATTATACGAAGCATTTTAATCATccaaataattaaaaaataaatattaaaaattaaattaaattaattaattgaattcaAGACGTTATAAATTTTACTTCACCCATGATTTTTAAAACGTCACTTAACtttttaatttataataaacAAATTTAATTTAGTacttttaaaatgtattttttaaaatataaaacaaataaattaTCAAACtattaatttataaattttttaatatACTCCTTTTATTCgtattttataaaaaaaaaatcaatattttatatttattaaataattaatgtatctataaataaataatttattcaataaattaaaaaaaaaatcaaattttatttataaaagaaaaaaatggGAGTATATCCCACCGAGAGAATAGACCCTAACTTGATCGTTTCACTTCTGGTCTCAGATGCGATGGCATATCCCACCGAGGGATCAAACCCTAACCTCACCGATTCCCCGCCTTGCAAAGATCTGATGACACCTCCCGCCGATTCACTGCCCACTCTTCCTTTCGACCTCATAATAGAAATACTTTATAGGCTACCCGTGAAACTTCTCATCCAATTACGTTCTGTCTGCAAATCCAAATCTTTGAATTCTATCATATTCAATCCTTCTTTCGTCAGAAAACACCTTAACGCGTCAACCACGCGCCTCCTCCACTTTGCAGCCTACCAAAACCCCTTCTATCTCTTCAATCTAAAGTCTTACCCACTCCAATCCATCATGGCCACTGATATAACCACTAACTTCActcaattagggtttccttgctacAATGATAATATCAACAATTTGTATTACATTGCTTGCTCCTGTGACGGAATTCTCTGTCTTGCTGACCAGTATCAGCATACAGTTGTATTGTGGAATCCTTCCattagaaaattcaaaaaattgCCCCCTTTTCAATACCCTCAACTGGTTAATACTGAGCTTTATGTCACCTATGGATTCGGCTATGATCCTGTTTCGGATCATTACAAAGTGGTTGCTCTTTATAACTCTGGTATCCATGACGACACGACTACAGTACAGGTTCTTACTCTGGGTACTCATTATTGGAGAAGGCTTCCTGCCTTCCCTTTTGGGGTTATATTTGATGATGGAGCTGGAAAATGTGTATGCGGCACAGTTAATTGGTTGGCCTATATTGACATTATTAATTGGTTGGCCTATACTGAAATTTCTGAGACTCGTCGTTTTATTGTTTCTTTTGATTTGGCTAAGGAGTCTTATCAAAAGATTTCCCTTCCTCCTGACCATAGAAGGAGAGATGGGTGGAACATAAAATTGTTTGTGTGGAGGGATTGCTTGGGTATAATTTTCGATCACGATGTTTGGGTCATGGAGACATATGGAATTCAAGAGTCTTGGGTTAAATTGTTCAGTGTTTCTTTCTTGCAAGATCCTCGTATGTCTTCTATCTTGACCAAGGCATCGTATATCTGTGACGGTCAATTGCTGCTGGAGCTTAAGGAGAAACAGAAAATGAAGTTGATTGTCTACGATTCCAAGAATGACACTTTTAAGGTTACCAAGTTTTTAAACACCTCAGAAATTTGTGTTGAGAGTTTGCTATCACCTGACATGTAGATGCAAGGCTATGTCACCTGACATTTATGTTTATTTATGCTTTTTATTGTGTTTTTGCTCTGAATACAGGCTGCTGGATTATTATGTCCGTATTAATATTGTTCAACTAAGTTCTGTTTCGTACCAGTTTTTATCACAATGCTCTCTTTTCTTCATATTACCCTTCATCTACTTGAAGGAATTGAACAATTTAGTGCACAATGATGATCTGTTTACTTCCTTTTCAATGACAAATTGCAGTTATAGTGTTTTAATGATAAGTGATCAAGTATAATAGGTTATCCAATAGCTATAGCATTCTAGTGTATTGGTTACTATTTTCCGAGTCTTAGGATTGGCTGCACTAGAAAATACTATAGAGTACCTTGCAACATCTAAAAAGTGATACCAGTTTTGTTTCAACACACAATGCGTAGAA from Lathyrus oleraceus cultivar Zhongwan6 chromosome 1, CAAS_Psat_ZW6_1.0, whole genome shotgun sequence includes:
- the LOC127074929 gene encoding F-box/kelch-repeat protein At3g23880, with the translated sequence MAYPTEGSNPNLTDSPPCKDLMTPPADSLPTLPFDLIIEILYRLPVKLLIQLRSVCKSKSLNSIIFNPSFVRKHLNASTTRLLHFAAYQNPFYLFNLKSYPLQSIMATDITTNFTQLGFPCYNDNINNLYYIACSCDGILCLADQYQHTVVLWNPSIRKFKKLPPFQYPQLVNTELYVTYGFGYDPVSDHYKVVALYNSGIHDDTTTVQVLTLGTHYWRRLPAFPFGVIFDDGAGKCVCGTVNWLAYIDIINWLAYTEISETRRFIVSFDLAKESYQKISLPPDHRRRDGWNIKLFVWRDCLGIIFDHDVWVMETYGIQESWVKLFSVSFLQDPRMSSILTKASYICDGQLLLELKEKQKMKLIVYDSKNDTFKVTKFLNTSEICVESLLSPDM